In Humulus lupulus chromosome 6, drHumLupu1.1, whole genome shotgun sequence, a single genomic region encodes these proteins:
- the LOC133782466 gene encoding probable serine/threonine-protein kinase PBL23 yields MSCFSCCMSQEKVDRKSLKKSIKEYQDTKTLASFANISFKSDSSKRRYITEEISKMGKKNITAQIFAFRELCVATQNFHPDNLLGEGGFGRVYRGNIESKNQVVAVKQLDRNGFQGNREFLVEVLILSLLHHPNLVSLVGYCADGDQRILVYEYMPNGSLEDHLLELAPDSAALDWNTRMKIAAGAAKGLEYLHEQANPPVIYRDFKASNILLDQEFNPKLSDFGLAKLGPTGDKSYVSTRVMGTYGYCAPEYALTGQLTTKSDVYSFGVVFLEIITGRRVIDHTRPADEQNLVIWAQPLFKDRRKFTIMADPLLKGNYPVKALYQALAVAAMCLQEEAATRPLISDVVTALEFLAASKNEEEVLEEVVESTSPCKDNDGESDTDTDRSDGSIRERKSI; encoded by the exons atgagctGCTTCTCCTGTTGTATGTCACAAGAGAAAGTCGATAGAAAGTCTTTGAAGAAGAGCATTAAGGAATACCAAGACACGAAAACTTTGGCCTCATTCGCTAACATCTCCTTCAAAAGTG ACAGCAGCAAACGTAGATACATAACTGAAGAGATAAGCAAGAtgggtaaaaaaaatataactgcACAGATCTTTGCCTTCCGCGAGTTATGTGTTGCAACTCAAAACTTCCACCCTGACAATCTTCTCGGTGAAGGCGGCTTTGGAAGGGTCTATAGAGGAAACATTGAAAGCAAAAATCAA GTAGTTGCTGTTAAGCAACTTGACAGGAATGGATTCCAAGGAAATAGGGAATTTCTAGTAGAGGTTCTGATTTTAAGTCTTCTTCATCATCCTAACCTAGTAAGTTTGGTTGGCTATTGTGCCGATGGCGATCAGAGAATTTTGGTTTATGAATACATGCCTAATGGATCGCTAGAAGATCATCTTCTTG AATTAGCTCCAGATAGCGCTGCTTTGGATTGGAATACCAGAATGAAAATTGCAGCAGGCGCAGCCAAAGGACTCGAATACTTGCATGAACAAGCCAATCCCCCTGTGATATACCGCGATTTCAAGGCATCTAACATACTATTGGACCAGGAGTTTAATCCAAAACTTTCTGATTTTGGGCTAGCGAAGTTGGGTCCAACTGGAGATAAATCTTATGTTTCCACAAGGGTCATGGGTACCTACGGTTACTGCGCACCAGAATATGCTTTGACTGGCCAATTGACAACAAAATCTGATGTTTACAGCTTTGGAGTGGTGTTCTTGGAGATAATCACAGGAAGGAGAGTGATAGATCATACAAGACCAGCTGATGAGCAGAATCTAGTCATTTGG GCACAACCACTATTCAAAGACAGAAGGAAGTTTACAATAATGGCTGATCCATTGCTTAAAGGGAATTACCCTGTCAAGGCTCTATACCAAGCACTTGCTGTTGCAGCAATGTGTCTGCAAGAGGAAGCGGCTACTCGGCCTCTCATCAGCGACGTTGTGACAGCTCTTGAATTTTTAGCAGCAAGCAAGAATGAGGAAGAAGTCCTGGAAGAAGTTGTGGAATCAACTTCTCCTTGTAAAGATAATGATGGAGAGTCTGATACAGATACTGATAGATCAGACGGCAGCATAAGGGAAAGAAAAAGTATATAA